A part of Ignavibacteriales bacterium genomic DNA contains:
- a CDS encoding flippase — protein sequence MNQLKNKNVTRQLAKGGLTGISGYLLLKPLNLLTSVLLARFLGADGFGLYSLGLSINVLLNVFTNFGFPQGIVKLSIKYRTEGSKEKVKGVLYSSLIFSVSLCALIVITQLIFAEEISKMFFENDSLASVIIIFGLSVPFNTLYTFPAAFAQSFKKIKYQSIILNITRPLSFLLFTIVVVSFKWDLDAVLYANLISTIVTAIIGFYFILKYFPEFYQAKIKPIYEFKNLITFSMQTMFTGFLSILMIKIDRIMIGYFSTSSDVGIYSAAANLAINVTFFLTPFAMIFSPISAELFHLNKIDELNKAFKNVTRWLLIFTLPLFFIFAGFSKELLLMFGKDFSIGGTVLILISIAELINVSTGPVGILLKMSGHQLIDLKISILVLVINASLNYILIPIYGLAGAAIATAIAITVTHSIRLLIVWKYLKIFPYDINTLKPFISFLTMGIIFFIIVYFLEPVTLIKIIIGTFSLVGYTLHFFLSKKDEEDIFILNSLKKRLSKKDKHNKKNNSDINESE from the coding sequence TTGAATCAACTAAAAAATAAAAACGTGACTCGCCAATTGGCTAAGGGTGGGCTAACCGGAATCTCCGGATACCTTTTATTAAAACCACTTAACCTGCTAACGAGCGTTCTTCTTGCAAGATTTTTAGGAGCTGATGGTTTTGGGCTCTACTCTCTTGGTTTAAGCATAAATGTTTTGCTAAATGTTTTTACCAATTTTGGATTTCCGCAGGGGATTGTAAAACTTTCCATAAAGTACCGGACTGAAGGCAGCAAAGAGAAAGTAAAAGGAGTTCTCTACTCCAGTTTGATTTTCTCGGTAAGTCTTTGTGCGTTGATTGTCATTACTCAGCTAATATTTGCCGAAGAAATAAGCAAAATGTTCTTTGAGAATGATTCGTTAGCAAGTGTAATTATTATCTTCGGTTTATCAGTCCCCTTCAATACTCTTTATACTTTCCCGGCAGCCTTCGCACAATCGTTCAAAAAAATAAAATACCAATCTATTATTCTAAATATTACCAGACCTTTAAGCTTTTTACTCTTCACGATTGTCGTTGTTTCTTTTAAGTGGGATCTTGACGCAGTACTTTATGCAAATCTAATTTCGACAATTGTAACGGCTATAATTGGATTTTATTTTATACTTAAGTATTTCCCTGAATTTTATCAAGCGAAAATTAAACCAATTTACGAGTTTAAAAATTTGATAACCTTCTCTATGCAGACTATGTTCACTGGTTTTCTGTCGATATTAATGATAAAAATTGATAGAATTATGATAGGTTATTTTTCAACTAGTTCGGATGTTGGGATTTATTCTGCAGCAGCAAACTTAGCAATAAATGTGACTTTTTTCCTCACTCCCTTCGCAATGATTTTTTCACCAATTTCTGCTGAATTATTTCATTTAAATAAAATAGACGAATTAAATAAAGCCTTTAAAAATGTAACCCGTTGGCTGCTAATTTTTACTCTCCCATTGTTTTTTATTTTCGCAGGCTTTTCCAAAGAATTGCTGTTAATGTTTGGGAAAGACTTCTCAATCGGAGGGACTGTTCTTATATTAATCTCTATTGCAGAATTGATAAATGTTTCTACAGGACCAGTGGGTATTTTGCTGAAGATGTCAGGACATCAACTTATTGATTTAAAAATTTCAATTCTTGTGCTGGTGATTAATGCTTCGTTGAATTACATTTTAATCCCAATCTATGGACTTGCAGGAGCAGCAATTGCAACTGCTATAGCAATTACAGTTACTCATTCGATCAGGCTGTTAATAGTATGGAAATATTTAAAAATTTTCCCTTATGACATAAATACATTGAAACCGTTTATTTCATTCTTAACGATGGGAATCATATTTTTTATTATTGTTTATTTTTTAGAGCCCGTTACATTGATAAAAATAATAATTGGTACATTTTCATTAGTTGGTTACACACTTCATTTCTTCTTATCGAAGAAAGATGAAGAAGATATTTTTATTTTGAACTCACTGAAAAAAAGATTGTCTAAAAAAGATAAACACAATAAAAAAAATAACTCCGATATTAACGAGTCTGAATAA